A genomic stretch from Cloacibacterium caeni includes:
- a CDS encoding MmcQ/YjbR family DNA-binding protein, translated as MEAEEIRNYCLNKKGVTEGFPFDETTLVFKVGGKMFLLMALEKQPLVFSAKNTADYNEELREQYYQISGAYHMNKTHWNSVICEGLKPEFIKKLIDDSYQLVYKSLTKKIKLEILNS; from the coding sequence ATGGAAGCTGAAGAAATCCGTAATTATTGTCTCAACAAAAAAGGAGTTACGGAAGGTTTTCCGTTTGACGAAACTACTTTAGTCTTTAAAGTAGGTGGTAAAATGTTTCTATTAATGGCATTAGAAAAGCAACCATTGGTCTTTTCGGCAAAAAACACTGCAGATTATAACGAAGAACTCCGAGAGCAATATTACCAAATTTCTGGAGCTTATCACATGAATAAAACGCATTGGAATTCTGTAATTTGCGAAGGATTGAAGCCAGAATTCATTAAAAAACTCATTGATGATTCTTATCAATTGGTGTATAAAAGTTTAACGAAGAAAATAAAATTAGAAATTTTAAATTCATAA
- a CDS encoding pyridoxal phosphate-dependent aminotransferase, whose product MVSKLAQNLIGSEIIKIGNQVNELKAQGAEIANLTIGDLDSNIYPIPAGLKQNIQKAYADNLTNYPPANGLLSLRKAVAKDIKSRWNLDYSPEDILVSGGSRPLIYATFKTIVDEGDKVVYAVPSWNNNHYAYLTSANAVELEVSPEDNFLPTADVITPHLEGAVLLALCSPLNPTGTMFTKEQLSEICEAVIAENKKRGEGEKPLYLMYDQIYAMLTFGDSEHFNPVSLYPELRDYTIYIDGTSKCFAATGVRVGWSFGPTKVIDRMKALLTHVGAWAPKPEQQAVAEFLDNTPAVNEFVNDFKGKIAHSLEVLHAGIQEMKSKNFAVDSIKPMGALYLTIKLDYVGKTTEDGKVLKDSTDLVFYLIEKAGVALVPFSAFGNSREMPWFRASVGACSVEDLQKMFPKLEAALAKLK is encoded by the coding sequence GTGGTTTCAAAACTCGCTCAAAACCTTATCGGTTCAGAAATTATTAAAATCGGTAATCAAGTAAACGAACTCAAAGCTCAAGGAGCTGAAATTGCCAACCTTACCATCGGTGATTTAGATTCTAACATTTATCCTATTCCTGCAGGATTAAAACAAAATATTCAGAAAGCTTACGCGGATAATTTAACCAATTATCCTCCTGCAAATGGTTTGCTTTCATTAAGAAAAGCAGTTGCAAAAGACATAAAATCTCGTTGGAATTTAGACTATTCTCCAGAAGATATTTTGGTTTCTGGTGGTTCTAGACCTTTAATTTACGCTACTTTTAAAACCATTGTTGACGAAGGCGACAAAGTAGTTTATGCTGTTCCTTCTTGGAATAATAACCATTACGCTTACTTAACTTCAGCCAATGCAGTAGAACTAGAAGTTTCTCCAGAAGATAATTTTTTGCCGACAGCTGATGTAATTACACCACATTTAGAAGGTGCAGTTTTATTGGCGCTTTGCTCTCCGCTAAACCCAACTGGAACCATGTTTACCAAAGAACAACTTTCAGAAATTTGTGAGGCGGTAATTGCAGAAAATAAAAAAAGAGGAGAAGGCGAAAAGCCACTTTACTTAATGTACGACCAAATTTATGCAATGCTTACGTTTGGTGATTCAGAACATTTTAATCCAGTTTCTCTTTATCCAGAACTTAGAGATTACACCATTTATATCGATGGAACTTCTAAATGTTTTGCAGCAACTGGAGTTAGAGTAGGATGGAGTTTTGGACCAACTAAGGTGATTGATAGAATGAAAGCGCTATTAACACACGTTGGAGCTTGGGCGCCAAAACCAGAACAACAAGCCGTAGCAGAGTTTTTAGATAATACACCAGCTGTAAATGAATTTGTGAATGATTTTAAAGGTAAAATTGCGCACAGTTTAGAAGTTCTACATGCTGGAATTCAAGAAATGAAATCTAAAAATTTCGCAGTAGATAGCATTAAACCAATGGGTGCCTTATATTTAACCATTAAATTAGATTATGTAGGAAAAACCACTGAAGACGGTAAAGTTCTGAAAGATTCTACAGATTTAGTTTTCTATTTAATCGAAAAAGCAGGAGTAGCATTAGTGCCATTTTCAGCATTTGGAAATTCTAGAGAAATGCCTTGGTTTAGAGCATCAGTTGGCGCTTGTTCAGTAGAAGATTTACAAAAAATGTTCCCGAAATTAGAAGCTGCTTTAGCTAAATTAAAATAA
- a CDS encoding FoF1 ATP synthase subunit delta/epsilon, translating into MNIKILTPEFVVFDGEVDSVLLPGKNGDFHIMKNHAAIVSSLVNGKVRVFTNAIQNENFAKFFTKENEKNSVFSYSINSGVVEFSNDKGIILCD; encoded by the coding sequence ATGAATATTAAAATATTAACTCCGGAATTTGTAGTTTTTGATGGCGAAGTAGATTCAGTCCTTCTTCCTGGAAAAAATGGTGATTTCCATATCATGAAAAACCACGCCGCTATTGTTTCTTCTTTAGTGAATGGTAAAGTAAGAGTTTTCACGAATGCAATTCAGAATGAAAATTTTGCAAAATTCTTTACCAAAGAAAACGAAAAGAACAGTGTTTTTTCTTATTCAATAAACAGTGGTGTAGTAGAATTTAGTAATGATAAAGGAATTATCCTTTGTGATTAA
- a CDS encoding bifunctional riboflavin kinase/FAD synthetase, with translation MKLIEDLNFYHEKSPKVLSLGMFDGVHLGHISIINQLKDKAKKNNLETSLLTFWPHPRKIFNPNDDLKLLNTLEEKLFLLEKAGIDVLFLQKFDEHFRNLTGEEFIREILIKKLNVKHIIIGHDHVFGKNKSGNFELLQKLSTELDFTVEQLQAIKNDDDFNISSTKIRNCLGNGNIAGANKMLGYSYSLSGKVIDGKKLGRTIGYPTANLEIDELKLLPKKGAYIVEVFVKDQFYKGMMSIGTNPTVNGDKLTAEVYILDFNQDIYGEVITVKFRDFLHEEIKFESLEKLIERLDEDKILTENFNFS, from the coding sequence TTGAAACTCATAGAAGATTTAAATTTTTATCACGAAAAATCTCCTAAAGTTCTTTCTTTAGGAATGTTTGACGGAGTTCACCTCGGTCATATTTCTATCATCAATCAATTGAAAGACAAAGCAAAAAAAAATAATTTAGAGACTTCTTTGCTCACCTTTTGGCCACATCCTAGGAAAATTTTTAACCCAAATGATGACCTTAAACTGCTTAACACTTTAGAAGAAAAACTTTTTTTACTAGAAAAGGCTGGAATTGACGTTTTATTTTTACAAAAATTTGATGAACATTTCAGAAACTTAACTGGTGAAGAATTTATTCGTGAAATTCTTATCAAAAAACTGAATGTAAAACACATTATCATAGGTCACGACCACGTTTTCGGGAAAAATAAATCTGGAAACTTTGAATTGCTTCAAAAGCTTTCTACCGAATTAGATTTTACTGTAGAGCAATTACAAGCCATCAAAAATGACGACGATTTCAATATCAGTTCTACTAAAATCAGAAATTGCTTAGGAAACGGGAACATCGCGGGTGCCAATAAAATGCTGGGATATTCCTACTCTCTTTCTGGAAAAGTAATTGACGGGAAAAAACTGGGAAGAACAATTGGTTACCCTACTGCAAATCTAGAAATAGACGAACTGAAACTCTTGCCTAAAAAAGGAGCTTACATTGTAGAAGTTTTCGTGAAAGACCAATTTTACAAAGGCATGATGAGCATTGGCACTAATCCTACTGTAAATGGTGATAAATTGACTGCAGAAGTGTACATTTTAGACTTCAATCAAGATATTTATGGCGAAGTTATCACAGTAAAATTCAGAGATTTTTTACACGAAGAAATTAAATTCGAATCGTTAGAAAAACTTATCGAAAGATTAGATGAAGACAAGATTTTGACCGAAAATTTTAACTTTAGTTAA
- a CDS encoding glutathione peroxidase: protein MKKILFILMAFFGLFSSQAQQAKSIHSFKVKALDGKTIYFSKFKGKKILIVNTASECGFTSQYEGLQKLYETYKDQLVIVGFPANNFGGQEPGSNEEIGAFCKKNYGVTFPMAAKVSVKGKDIAPIFKFLTDKKLNGVKSTTILWNFEKFLLNEKGELIDTFVSTTKPTSESITKYFK from the coding sequence ATGAAAAAAATATTATTTATTCTTATGGCATTTTTTGGACTTTTTTCTTCGCAGGCGCAACAAGCAAAATCCATTCATTCTTTTAAAGTGAAAGCTTTAGACGGTAAAACGATTTATTTTTCTAAGTTTAAAGGCAAGAAGATTCTAATTGTAAATACAGCGTCAGAATGTGGTTTTACATCGCAGTATGAAGGTTTACAGAAGTTGTACGAAACGTATAAAGACCAATTGGTGATTGTAGGTTTCCCTGCAAACAATTTTGGTGGACAAGAACCTGGAAGCAATGAAGAAATTGGTGCTTTTTGCAAAAAAAATTACGGCGTTACCTTTCCGATGGCGGCTAAAGTATCTGTGAAAGGAAAAGATATTGCTCCCATTTTTAAATTTTTAACAGACAAAAAACTAAACGGAGTAAAAAGTACTACCATTCTTTGGAACTTCGAGAAATTTTTGCTCAATGAAAAAGGGGAGTTAATCGATACTTTTGTAAGTACTACGAAACCTACTTCTGAATCTATTACGAAATATTTTAAATAA
- the kdsB gene encoding 3-deoxy-manno-octulosonate cytidylyltransferase — MNNLGTRNSELEMLKIIAVIPARYAASRFPGKLMQILGDKTVIATTYQNVLETQLFDEVFVATDSEIIFEEITKIGGKAVMTGEHETGSDRIAEAVQNIDCDIVINVQGDEPFLKNDPLKQLIEVFENDVDKEISLASLKIRLKEKEEIENPNNVKVITNLQNFAMYFSRSVIPYPRETSVEHLYYKHIGVYAFRKEALLKFANLAMTPLEISEKIEAIRYLENGMKIKMIETDFIGVGIDVPEDLEKAKAILSRDKS, encoded by the coding sequence ATGAATAATCTCGGAACCAGAAACTCGGAACTCGAAATGCTTAAAATAATCGCTGTCATTCCAGCTCGTTATGCTGCAAGTAGATTTCCAGGGAAATTAATGCAGATTTTAGGCGACAAAACCGTGATTGCTACTACTTATCAAAACGTTTTGGAAACTCAGCTATTTGATGAGGTTTTCGTGGCGACAGATTCTGAAATTATCTTTGAAGAAATTACCAAAATCGGCGGAAAAGCAGTAATGACAGGTGAACACGAAACGGGAAGCGACAGAATAGCAGAAGCGGTTCAAAATATTGATTGTGATATTGTCATCAATGTTCAAGGTGATGAACCTTTCCTGAAAAATGATCCTTTGAAACAATTAATTGAAGTTTTTGAAAATGATGTTGATAAAGAAATTTCATTAGCTTCGCTTAAAATCAGGTTAAAGGAAAAGGAAGAAATAGAAAATCCGAATAATGTAAAAGTCATTACTAATTTACAGAATTTTGCGATGTATTTCAGTCGTTCTGTGATTCCTTATCCTAGAGAAACCTCTGTAGAACACTTGTATTACAAGCATATTGGTGTTTATGCTTTCAGAAAAGAAGCATTGTTGAAATTTGCAAATTTGGCGATGACTCCGCTGGAAATTTCAGAAAAAATAGAAGCCATTCGTTATTTGGAAAACGGAATGAAAATCAAAATGATAGAAACAGATTTCATTGGCGTAGGAATAGATGTTCCCGAAGATTTAGAAAAAGCGAAAGCAATTTTAAGTAGGGACAAGTCGTGA
- a CDS encoding outer membrane lipoprotein-sorting protein codes for MKKILLIVTILVTTIYSAQTAKQIIDKNIELTGGLTNWKLLNSIILQGKVILGVNDEYPMRIYQQRPNLTKTVVFIGNKENVIEGYDGKNGYAMNYVVNKLQVQKNYVAESFDTDFIDYENKGFTAQVLGKEKVGERDCYKVELTKNVNKTVYYFDVQNFLLLKEEKKDETLVYSDFKKVNNLVMPFRIEATTPKKEGDYVMILYKIEVNKAFPANTFKF; via the coding sequence ATGAAAAAGATACTATTAATCGTAACAATTCTAGTAACCACAATATATTCGGCGCAAACTGCTAAACAAATTATTGATAAAAATATTGAGTTAACAGGAGGCTTAACCAACTGGAAACTGCTGAATTCTATTATTCTACAAGGAAAAGTAATTCTGGGCGTAAATGATGAATATCCTATGAGAATTTATCAGCAAAGACCTAATCTTACGAAAACAGTAGTATTCATCGGTAATAAAGAAAATGTAATCGAAGGTTATGATGGTAAAAATGGTTACGCGATGAATTACGTGGTGAATAAACTTCAGGTTCAAAAAAATTACGTTGCAGAAAGCTTTGACACAGATTTCATCGATTATGAGAACAAAGGTTTTACTGCACAAGTTCTAGGGAAAGAAAAAGTAGGAGAAAGAGACTGTTATAAGGTAGAACTCACCAAAAATGTGAATAAAACTGTTTATTATTTTGATGTTCAGAACTTTTTACTGTTAAAAGAAGAAAAGAAAGACGAAACATTGGTTTATTCTGATTTCAAAAAAGTGAATAATTTGGTAATGCCTTTCAGAATTGAAGCAACTACGCCGAAAAAAGAAGGAGATTACGTGATGATTCTTTATAAAATTGAAGTCAACAAAGCATTTCCAGCCAATACTTTTAAGTTCTAA
- a CDS encoding NAD(P)H-binding protein translates to MKALIIGATGATGKDLVQKLNQDKDFEEIHAFVRKPVESTSEKVKFHVVNFEKPEEWKDLVQGDVAFSCLGTTLKDAGSKEAQRKVDFDYQLQFAKTAKENGVEDFVLVSAYGANPNSKIFYSRMKGELEEEVKKLHFNKITIFQPGMLDRKNTDRTGEVLGARIIKFANKFGVLESQKPLPTDILAQALVNSSKIKSYGYSKIKLGSIFSFAEKGKE, encoded by the coding sequence ATGAAGGCTTTAATTATAGGAGCAACTGGCGCTACAGGAAAAGATTTGGTTCAAAAATTAAATCAAGACAAAGATTTCGAAGAAATTCATGCTTTTGTAAGAAAACCTGTAGAATCTACTTCTGAGAAAGTGAAATTTCATGTAGTAAATTTCGAAAAGCCAGAAGAATGGAAAGATTTGGTACAAGGTGATGTCGCTTTTTCTTGCCTCGGAACGACCTTGAAAGACGCAGGAAGCAAGGAAGCACAGCGAAAAGTAGATTTTGATTATCAATTGCAATTTGCCAAAACTGCCAAAGAAAATGGCGTGGAAGATTTCGTTTTGGTTTCTGCTTATGGAGCCAATCCTAATTCTAAAATTTTCTACTCTAGAATGAAGGGCGAATTAGAAGAAGAAGTAAAAAAACTTCATTTTAATAAAATTACCATTTTCCAACCTGGAATGCTCGATCGAAAAAACACCGACAGAACTGGTGAAGTTTTAGGAGCTAGAATTATAAAATTTGCCAATAAATTTGGCGTTTTAGAATCTCAAAAACCATTGCCAACAGACATTTTAGCACAAGCTTTGGTGAATTCTTCTAAAATAAAATCTTACGGATATTCTAAAATAAAATTAGGCAGTATTTTCAGTTTTGCAGAAAAAGGAAAAGAATAG
- a CDS encoding B12-binding domain-containing radical SAM protein, protein MKDLLLITPPFTQLNTPYPATVYLKGFLNTKNISNYQIDLGIEVILEIFSKKGVSEIFNVKPENLSENAQRIFALKEQYIKTIDEVIAFLQNKKPTLARQICSMNFLPEASRFNQLDDMEYAFGNMGLQDKAKHLATLYLEDLSDYIVENIDENFGFSRYAERLGRSANSFDELYQKLQSDKTFVDNFTVEILDKKLTETQPKLVCFSVPFPGNLYSAFRCAQYIKNHYPNIKTAFGGGFANTELRDLKDKRVFEFFNYITLDDGELPIELLFENVCHSEQSEESLFKRTFLLENGEVVYKNNSEKHDYKQAEIGTPDYTDLPLDQYISVIEIANPMHSLWSDGRWNKLTMAHGCYWGKCTFCDISLDYIKIYEPIAAKILVDRMEELIEKTGENGFHFVDEAAPPALMREVALEILRRKLVVTWWTNIRFEKSFTRDLCFLLKLSGCVAVSGGLEVASDRLLKLINKGVSVSQVAKVTRNFTEAGIMVHSYLMYGYPTQTEQETIDSLEMVRQMFEMGILQSGFWHQFAMTAHSPVGKNPEEFGVVPHLKEITFANNDVEFQDKTGIDHSKFSFGLKKSLFNYMHGICFENPLQEWFEFKIPKTTIHPDYIHDCLLEEDHFSSKPNAKIIWTSVKPLVEFYTKTKKGNSWEMATLTFHEKTNVFSINLEKEKAVWLLETIDEISIHSEKNLTFNQLKAKYELDFDDFELFWYSKPMQILKENGVILTL, encoded by the coding sequence GCAACTGTGTACTTGAAAGGATTTCTTAATACCAAAAATATTTCGAATTATCAAATCGATTTGGGAATTGAAGTCATCTTAGAAATATTTTCCAAAAAAGGAGTTAGTGAAATTTTTAATGTAAAGCCTGAAAATTTATCTGAAAACGCTCAGAGAATTTTCGCGTTAAAAGAACAATACATCAAAACCATAGATGAAGTCATTGCTTTTCTTCAAAACAAAAAACCAACACTTGCAAGACAAATTTGCAGTATGAATTTCTTGCCAGAAGCTTCCAGATTTAATCAATTAGATGATATGGAATACGCTTTTGGAAACATGGGACTGCAAGACAAAGCAAAACATCTCGCTACCCTTTATTTAGAAGATTTATCAGATTATATTGTAGAAAATATTGATGAAAATTTTGGATTTAGCAGATATGCAGAACGACTAGGAAGAAGCGCTAATTCATTTGACGAGTTATATCAAAAACTCCAATCAGACAAAACTTTTGTAGATAACTTTACAGTTGAAATTTTAGATAAAAAACTTACTGAAACGCAGCCGAAACTGGTTTGTTTTTCCGTTCCGTTTCCCGGTAATTTGTATTCGGCATTTAGATGCGCTCAATATATCAAAAATCATTATCCAAACATTAAAACGGCTTTTGGTGGTGGTTTTGCCAATACAGAACTCCGAGATTTAAAAGACAAAAGAGTTTTTGAATTTTTTAATTATATCACATTAGACGATGGTGAACTTCCGATAGAATTACTTTTTGAAAACGTCTGTCATTCTGAGCAGAGTGAAGAATCTTTATTCAAACGCACTTTCCTATTAGAAAACGGAGAAGTTGTATATAAAAACAATTCCGAAAAACACGATTATAAACAAGCCGAAATTGGGACGCCAGATTACACAGATTTACCTTTAGACCAATACATTTCTGTAATAGAAATCGCCAATCCTATGCACAGTTTGTGGAGTGATGGAAGATGGAATAAACTTACAATGGCTCATGGTTGCTATTGGGGAAAATGTACTTTTTGCGATATATCACTTGATTATATCAAAATTTATGAGCCTATTGCTGCTAAAATTTTGGTAGACAGAATGGAAGAACTCATTGAAAAAACAGGAGAAAACGGTTTCCATTTTGTAGATGAAGCAGCACCACCAGCTTTAATGCGAGAAGTGGCTCTTGAAATTTTGAGAAGAAAACTCGTGGTAACTTGGTGGACCAATATTCGATTTGAAAAAAGTTTTACCCGAGATTTATGCTTTTTATTGAAACTTTCTGGTTGTGTAGCAGTTTCTGGGGGTTTAGAAGTAGCATCTGACAGATTATTGAAACTCATCAACAAAGGAGTTTCTGTTTCTCAAGTTGCCAAAGTCACCAGAAATTTTACTGAAGCAGGAATTATGGTTCACTCCTATTTAATGTACGGTTATCCTACTCAAACAGAACAAGAAACCATCGATTCTCTGGAAATGGTTCGTCAAATGTTCGAAATGGGGATTTTACAAAGTGGTTTTTGGCATCAATTTGCCATGACCGCACATTCTCCTGTTGGGAAAAATCCTGAAGAATTTGGTGTAGTTCCTCATTTGAAAGAGATTACTTTTGCCAACAACGATGTAGAATTTCAAGATAAAACCGGAATTGACCATAGCAAATTTAGTTTTGGCTTAAAGAAATCTCTGTTTAATTATATGCACGGAATTTGTTTTGAAAATCCGCTGCAAGAATGGTTTGAATTTAAAATTCCTAAAACCACTATTCATCCTGATTATATTCACGATTGTCTTTTAGAAGAAGACCACTTTAGCTCCAAACCGAATGCTAAAATCATTTGGACAAGTGTAAAACCGTTAGTTGAATTTTATACTAAAACCAAGAAAGGAAATTCTTGGGAAATGGCAACACTTACGTTCCATGAAAAGACCAATGTTTTTAGTATCAATTTAGAAAAAGAAAAAGCAGTTTGGCTTCTTGAAACCATTGATGAAATTTCTATTCATTCTGAAAAAAATCTAACATTTAATCAGTTAAAAGCGAAATATGAGTTAGATTTTGATGATTTCGAATTGTTTTGGTATTCTAAGCCGATGCAAATTTTAAAAGAAAACGGAGTCATCCTAACCTTATAA
- the atpD gene encoding F0F1 ATP synthase subunit beta, giving the protein MANQIKGKISQIIGPVIDVLFQEVEELPKIYDALEIKKSNGETVVLEVEQHIGEDMVRCISMDATDGLQRGQEVVGTGNQITMPTGDGVNGRLFNVVGNAIDGLPNLSKDGGLPIHREAPHFDQLSTSAEVLFTGIKVIDLIEPYAKGGKIGLFGGAGVGKTVLIQELINNIAKGHGGLSVFAGVGERTREGNDLLREMLESGIIKYGEGFMHSMEEGGWDLSKVDLEEMKDSKCTFVFGQMNEPPGARARVALSGLTVAEYFRDGGESGQGRDVLFFVDNIFRFTQAGSEVSALLGRMPSAVGYQPTLASEMGAMQERITSTKNGSITSVQAIYVPADDLTDPAPATTFAHLDATTVLDRKIASLGIYPAVDPLASTSRILTPEILGNEHYDTAQRVKEILQRYKALQDIIAILGMEELSEEDKLVVYRARKVQRFLSQPFHVAEQFTGLKGALVDIKDTIKGFNMIIDGELDHLPEAAFNLKGTIEEAIEAGQKMLAENA; this is encoded by the coding sequence ATGGCAAACCAAATTAAAGGGAAAATTTCACAAATTATCGGTCCAGTTATAGACGTTCTTTTTCAAGAAGTAGAAGAATTACCAAAAATTTATGATGCTCTTGAAATTAAAAAATCAAACGGAGAAACTGTTGTATTAGAAGTAGAACAACACATTGGTGAAGATATGGTAAGATGTATCTCAATGGACGCTACTGACGGTTTACAAAGAGGGCAAGAAGTTGTAGGAACAGGAAACCAAATTACCATGCCAACAGGTGATGGTGTAAACGGAAGACTTTTTAACGTAGTAGGTAATGCAATTGATGGACTTCCTAATTTATCTAAAGATGGCGGTTTGCCAATCCACAGAGAAGCTCCTCATTTCGATCAGCTTTCTACTTCTGCTGAAGTTTTATTTACTGGTATCAAAGTAATCGACCTTATCGAACCTTATGCAAAAGGTGGTAAGATCGGATTATTCGGTGGTGCTGGTGTAGGAAAAACAGTATTAATTCAAGAATTAATCAACAATATTGCTAAAGGACACGGTGGTTTATCTGTGTTCGCTGGTGTAGGTGAAAGAACAAGAGAAGGAAACGACCTTCTTAGAGAAATGTTAGAATCTGGTATCATTAAATATGGTGAAGGTTTCATGCACTCTATGGAAGAAGGTGGATGGGATTTATCTAAAGTAGATTTAGAAGAAATGAAAGATTCTAAATGTACCTTCGTTTTCGGACAAATGAACGAACCTCCTGGTGCAAGAGCTAGAGTAGCACTTTCTGGTCTTACTGTTGCTGAATATTTCAGAGATGGTGGTGAATCTGGTCAAGGTAGAGACGTATTATTCTTCGTAGATAATATCTTTAGATTTACTCAAGCGGGTTCTGAGGTATCTGCACTTTTAGGACGTATGCCTTCTGCAGTAGGTTACCAGCCAACTCTTGCTTCTGAAATGGGAGCAATGCAAGAAAGAATTACTTCTACTAAAAACGGTTCTATTACTTCTGTACAAGCAATTTACGTTCCTGCGGATGACTTAACTGACCCGGCTCCAGCAACTACGTTTGCTCACTTAGATGCAACTACTGTATTAGATAGAAAAATTGCTTCATTAGGTATTTATCCAGCAGTAGATCCACTAGCTTCTACTTCTAGAATCTTAACTCCAGAAATTTTAGGAAATGAGCATTATGATACAGCTCAGAGAGTAAAAGAAATTCTTCAAAGATATAAAGCACTTCAAGATATCATTGCAATTCTTGGTATGGAAGAACTTTCAGAAGAAGATAAATTAGTAGTATATAGAGCTAGAAAAGTACAGAGATTCTTATCTCAACCTTTCCACGTTGCAGAGCAATTTACAGGTCTTAAAGGAGCTTTAGTAGATATCAAAGATACGATTAAAGGTTTCAACATGATCATCGATGGTGAGTTAGATCACTTACCAGAAGCTGCTTTCAACTTGAAAGGAACTATCGAAGAAGCTATCGAAGCAGGTCAAAAAATGCTTGCTGAAAACGCTTAA